The sequence CGCCCGGGCGGTGGCCCTCGTGCGGGAGGCCCGGGCGGGACGGCTCCTCAGGATTGAGGTGGAGGCCGAGACCCTGGAGCAGGTGGAGGAGGCCCTCCTTGCCGGGGCGGACGTGGTCATGCTCGATAACATGTCGCTTGAGGACATGCGGAAGGCCGTGGCCCTGGCCCGGGGGCGGGCCGCGCTTGAGGCCTCGGGCAACGTGACGCTAGAGACCGTGGCCCACATAGCCCACACGGGCGTGGATTACATCTCCACCGGAGCCATCACCCACTCCGCCCCCGCAGCGGATATAAGCATGGAGATGGACTAAAGATATTCCGCACGCAGTACTTCTTTTTTTGGTCTACAATTAAGGGCTGGCTTTTCCGATACATTTGCCTTCTATCGTCCCGAAGGCTTCGATGTAGCGAATTTCGGAGGAGGATATGTCGCACTCGATAGTCAGTGTCAGGGGCGACATGCCGATGCCGCCCTGCTGGAGCAGCACCTTTTTTCCCTCTGGCGTATCCACGCACAACGTCCAGTACGCAATGGGGTCGCCAATCAGAAGCACAACCCATCTGAATTTCTTCACCGGGCCGATGACAAACTCACCCGCTTCAGTCGTTTCGGCCTGCATGTCGTATTGCTCGCAGTTCTTGCTGTCGAAAGTGGCATCCAGGTAAACGCGTGCATCGGACACCGGCTTATCGCCATCCTGCACCACGCCCGATATCTCCGGCGCGAGATAGTCACTGTGCGGGATGGGAAGACATCCGTTGAGAAGGAAGAGAAGGAAAAGCAATATGATTAGTTTAGGCACTGTCACAAATCCTTCGTACATTTTCTGAAGACCCCTCATTCAGTTGTCTTCACTC is a genomic window of Nitrospirota bacterium containing:
- a CDS encoding nicotinate-nucleotide diphosphorylase (carboxylating), whose product is ARAVALVREARAGRLLRIEVEAETLEQVEEALLAGADVVMLDNMSLEDMRKAVALARGRAALEASGNVTLETVAHIAHTGVDYISTGAITHSAPAADISMEMD